The region GATCGGCTTGCCGTTGACCAACACGTCGAGCAGCTCGTCGGTCATGCGGTCGAGCACGACGAGGCTCTCGGGGGCCAGCGCGAGCACGTCCTTCAGTTTCATCTGGCTGCGGCCCAGTTCCACCGAGAGACGTACGTCGACGTCTCGCAGGAAATCGAGGCCGCGCGAATGCATCGTCATCGCTGCTCCTGTCCCCATTCCATCCGGCACGCGCGGCCGAATTGCCAAGTGCCGAATTGCCAAGTGATCGCCTTTGCGGCCCGGTCTCGCATGTCAGAAGGCCTGCCCGAGCTGGACCGCGATGCGGTCGTCGAGCTCGCCTACGCTGCCGGTCGCGATCGTGCGTCCGTCGACCTGCAGCGGTACTGCGCGGGCAACCGCGACCGGGAGCACGTCGCCCGGGCGCAGCAGCGAGAGGCGGCGCATCGACATCGGCATGTCGACCAGCACCGCGGTCAGCTCGATCGGCATAGAGGCGAAGGGTTCCGCGTTCGGGGGAACGCTGCGTCGTGGTCCGGACCGGTGGCGATGGCGCTTGGGTGCAGGCAAGGCTTCGGCAAGCGTCGCGAGCGGGAAGGCGAGTGCGAGCGACAAGGGTTCGCTGCTATCCCCGGCGCTGCCGGGCTCCTCGATGTCGATGACGATGCGCAGCAGTTCGGAGTGGCGCGCGAAGGGATCGAGCTGGCGCAGGCTGGTGTCGCGTCGCAGGCTGCGCACGGCGAGCCGCTCGTCGGCGGTGGTCTCGCCGGACGGTTTCTGCGCCCCGGCCAGTGCTCCTGCCAGAGCCTCGGCGAGCGCGCCCTCGATGCGCGATAGCAGCAGTTCGGCGGAAAGCGGGAAGGCTTCGGGCAGCGGGTCGGGCACCGCGCCGCGTCCGCCATAGGCGCGGTCGACGAGCCGGAACAGCGGCGGCGCCTCGAAGGTCGCGAGCATGGGCAGCGCCTTGGGGCCGAGCACGATCAGGCTGTGCATCGCGAGCGTCTCGATCTCGGACTGGATCGCGCCCAGCGTGCAGTCCATCGGCATGCCGATGCGCACCACGGGCGGCTCGCCGCCGGTCACCCGCGCAAGCGGGGCGGGCAGCAGGCGCGCCAGCTTCTCGCCGAGAAACGAGAGCGCGGGCACCAGCTCGTCGATCGCAGGCGGCGCGCCGAGCAGGTCGGCGCTGTGCTTCGCGCTGCGCCGCGCCCTGGCGCTCGAAGGGGGAGGGGGAGAGCCGGTCATCGCGGCCTCACTGGATGATCAGGCTGCGGAAGTAGACCGCGTCGACGCCGCCATAGCCTTCCTTGGTCTTGAGGACCTTGTTGATCGTCGCGGTGAGCCGCTTCTGCAGGCGATCCTTGCCCTCGATGGTGTACATGTCGTCCTCGTGGGTATCCGCGATCACCGCCAGCATCTGCGAGCGGATCGCCAGCTCGTGCTTCTTGACCCACATCAGCACGCGCCCGTCGCGCCGGGTCGAGCAGGCGAGCGCGAGCTGGACGAGGGCGTCGGAATCCTTGAGGTTCGACGTGAACTCGTCGGCGAAGGTATAGTAGGCGGTGCGGTACTCGTCGCCGCCATCGCCATCGACATGGGCGCCGCCGCCTTCCTCGCCCTCACCTTCGGCTGCGGGCGGGGCATAGGGGTCTTCCTCGCCCTTGCGGATCAGCTGCGGGCCGTGCTCCTTCTTTTCCTCGTGGCCACCGCCCAGGAACATCATCGCGCCCGCTGCGCCGCCCCCGCCGACGACGAGCATGCCCACCGCGACGAGGATCAGCCCGAGCTTGCCCTTGCCCTTGGGCGCATCGCCGCCTTCGTCCTTGTTCTTCTTGTCGCTCATCGCTGACTAGTTCCCCTGATGTCGGACAGGTGCCGCGTGCTGCTCAGGCGTAGATGCCGTTTTGCGTGGAGGCGTCGTGCGCAGCTGGTGCCGCTTGCGGTGCCGCGCTGTTCCCCTCGCGACCTTGCGAGCGCTGGCGCGGGGGCGCGCGATCGCCGGTATTCGCGCCGCTCTCGCGTTGCTGCGGGCCTTGCTCGGACCCGCTCTGGCTCTGGCCAGCGCCTTGCTGGTGCAGGGTGCTCTGCGTGCCCTCGCGCGCTGGCTCGTGCTGGAGCGAGGACGCGGCAGGAATGCTGGCGCCTGTCTGTGCTGCGGCGATGACCGCGCCTGCAAATTCCGGGTCGGCGCTTGCGAGCGTCACGCTCATGCCACTTTCCTCGGGTCGCAGGCGCAGCGAGACGTGCCCGAACTGGGCATGGACCAGCGAGGTCTGCACGCCGAGCGTGCCCCCGGCCTCGCGCGCTTCGTCGAGCCGCGCGACGAGGCGTGCGAAGTCATGCGGCGCTTGTACCGCTTCCGCAGCAGACGGGCCGCGAACCGCCTGCGGATCGCCCCCTGCGCGAAGCAGCGCGGCATCGCTCGCGAGCGCGATGTTGCTGATGGATGAGGGCGCATCGGCCACCGCGATGGGGCCCGGTGCCCCGTCGCTGCCCGGCTGCGGCACGCTGGCGGCGTTCGGCCGGGTTACGCGAATGTCGGCCTCCTGCTCGAGCGCGGCCCCGCGCACGATTGATTGCCAGGCACGCGAAAGTGGCGGTGCTCGATCGGGTGCGGCAGCCGGGTCACGCGGCGGTGCCATCGTGCGCGCGGCGGCGAAGGTCTCGCCCGCCTCGTCCTCGCCCTTGGAAAGTCTGGCAGGCATCGGGCCATCGAGCGTTGGGGCGCTGAGCGCTTTGGCAGCAAGTTCGGGCGGCGCTGACGGTGCATCGTCGTTGACGGCCACCAGCGTCACCGGGCCGAGCATGACGGGCACGGCGCCCTTCGCTGTCGGGCGGGCGATTGCAGGCACGGATGGCAGCGCTGCGTCCGGTTCCGCCAGCCCTCGCGCGTCGCTCGGCGAAGCGGGCTTCGCGGCGGGAGTTGATGCTGGTGTCTGCGGAAGGTCTCCGAGCACCTGCTCCATGCTGGCGGGAGAACCGGAGGAGACGAGCCGGGCCAGCCGGGCGGCGCTTTCCACCGCGCGCAGGACCTGTGCCGGATCGCTTGCGGTGGGTGCGCTCGAGGAATGCGTCATTGTCTGTGGCGCAGCGTTCGCCGGAAGAACGGGGACCGCTGCCCGCCCGGCATCGAGGGCAGCGCGCGTGCTCTCGGTAACCGGGGCGGGCAGCGGCGGGACGGGAAGAGCGGGCAGGACCATGGGCGCGATGGGCACGCCATCCGGGGCCGCCTCTGCTTCCTCAGGAGCAGGGTCTGGCGAGGCAAGGAACTTATCGGACGCGGGAAGGCTGTCCGATGCGAAGCCGGGTCCAGCCGCCGGATCACTTGCGATGCGAGGTTTGAAGGTAAGGGCGTCAGCCTCGCCGATGACGAAGTCTGGCGACGCGGGTGACGCCGCGAGGTTGCGCGCGCTCGCGCCACGTTTGTCGAAGGCAGGCATGCCCGGCGGCAAGATCTTGCCGGGTGCCGCCTCCAGCTTGCCGTTCAGGGGCGCTGTGCCTGCCGGTGCAGCCGCCTTCGCGTCCGTAGTGGCGGGCGCATCGCTGGCAGGTGCGGGGCTGGTGGCCGCGGCATCGAGAAGCGCCGAGAACGCTGCGGATGGCCCGGTTCCCGCAGACCCGCGCGAATTGCCGGGCAGGGCCGCGAAACTGTCGGGAGACTTCGTGCCGGGAGTGCCTGCGGGGAGCTGCGGAGAACCTGGGATCATCTTGCGGGAAACCTCGTCTTGCGTAGTCCGGGCTATTCAAGGTCCGTGCCAGATGCGCGCCGGGCGCCCAGCACGAGCGGCTGCGCGGCCTTGGCGATCATGCGTTCCTGCAGTTCGGCCCGCTCCTGGCTCGCGGCGCGGCGGCGTTCTGCCTCGGCCAGCTGCTGCTGCTTGGCATCGGCGATGGAACGTGCGCGAAGGGCATCGCCAGCGGTGCTTTGCGCGATGGCCTGTAGCCCGGTGACGAAGCGCCCCAGCTGCCCGAGCGCGGCACCGTCGCGCGCACCGCGCCGCGCACCATAGCTCTCGGCGAGGCTACGGGTGCGGTCGCTGAGCGCGTGGAGCTGCTTGAGCGTGCTTTCCGCCTGCGCAGCCTCGAGCGCGGCGCTCTGCCGGGCGATGGCGCGCACCTTTTCCAGCCGGCGCAGGCGCTCGAGCCGCTTGTGCGCGCCGGTCATGGCCGGGCGTCGAGCAGGGCGGCCAACTGCGCGGCGCTTTCCTCGAGGCCGACCAGCTCGTCCGCCGGCTGGCACAGGAACCCGGTGAGCGCGTCGTGCATCGCGATCGCGGTGTCGAGCTGCGGGTCGGCACCGGCACGGTAGGCGCCCATCAGCACGAGGTCGCGGTTGGCCTCGTAGCTGGCGCATAGCGCGCGAAAGCGCCGCGCGCGTGCCTGATGTTCGGCGCTGACGATGTCGTTCATCACTCTGCTGAGCGAGGCGGCGATGTCGATTGCCGGGTACTGCCCGCGCTGCGCCAGCTCGCGCGAGAGCACGAGATGCCCGTCGAGGATCGAGCGCGCGGTATCGACTACCGGGTCGTCCTGGTTGTCGCCGTCGGCGAGCACGGTGTAGAGCCCGGTGATCGAGCCGCCCGAGGCCGCCGAATTGCCCGCGCGCTCGACCAGCTTGGTGATCGTGGCCAGCGCCGAGGGCGGGTAACCGCGTGCCGCGCCGGGCTCTCCCAGCAGCAGGCCGATCTCGCGCGCGGCATGGGCGACGCGGGTGAGGCTGTCCATGATCAGCAGGACCCGCTGCCCGCGCGCGCGAAAGTGCTCGGCCATGGCGGTTGCCAGCATTGCACCGCGCAGGCGCAGGTTGGGGGCATGGTCGGCGGGCACGGCGACGACCACCGTGCGCGGGCGGGCCTGTCCGCTCGCTGCCTGCGCGTGCATGTGCCGTTCCACGAAGTCGGAGACTTCGCGCGCGCGCTCGCCGATCAGGCCGACGATGACGACTTCGGCGCCGGTGCGCCCCGCTGCCGCGCCGCGCGCGATCATGTCGATCAGCACCGACTTGCCGACGCCCGAACCGGCCATGACCCCGATGCGCTGGCCAACCCCGAACGTGGTCAGGGCATTGAGCGCGCGCACGCCGGTATCGAAGCGCTCGCGCACCGGGCTGCGGTCGAGCGCGGAGGTGCGCACCCCGCCTGCGGGCCATTCCGCGCGGGTATGTATGGCAAGCCCGCCGTCGATCGGCTGGCCCTCGCCGTCGACCGCGCGGCCAAGGAAGGCATCGCCCACCGGCAGCATCCCCGGTCTTCCTTCCGGGCAGACCCTTGCGCCGGGACGCAAGAGGATGGTGTCGCCCAGTAGCATCATCATCGTGCGCCCGTTGCGAAAGCCGATGACCTCGGCGCTGAGCGTGCGGGCACGAGGGTCCACCACGCGGCACATCGCACCGACCGGCACCGAGAGCCCGCTCACCTCGAGCAGCCCTCCGTCGCAGGCGGTCACGTAGCCGAAGCGGCGCGGGGCGAGGTCGATGGGTTCCTCGCCCAGTTCGGCGAGGATCGGGTCGAGGAATTCGAGCATGGCGGGCCTTTCGCGCCTCCTTGAGGTCAGCAGTCGTGGAGCGCCTCTGTGATTGCCTGCCGCCACGTCGCGGGGCCGTCCTCGACCCCGCCGCTGGCGGTCTCGACCCGGATCGTGCCGCGCTCCATGCGCGGGTCCTCGCGCACCGTCCATTCGCTGGCGAGGCGCGGGGAGACGAGCGCGAGGTCTTCGGGATGCAGCCGGATCACGCGCTCGTCGTCGGCGCGCTGGAGCATGGCGACGGCGCGCGCGATGCGGCGGGTGAGGCCATCGCGGTCGAGCGCGAGCGGGGCGATGGCGCTCTCGCACAAGGCGGCGACGGTCTCGCGCAGGCGCAGGCGCAAGCGTTCTTCCAGCTCGCCGTCGAGCCGGGCGATGGCGAGGCGCAGGCCCTCGCGCGCAGCGGTGTCGGCATCGTGCGCGATCTCGGCCTGTCGCGCGGCCTGCTCGAACCCTGCGGCAAAGCCGTCCGAATAGGCCTGCGAGACAGGGTCGGGCGCATCGGGCTCCTCTTCGGGCGCGGCAGGTTCCTGTGCGCTTCGTTGCGGGGACACAGGCTCGCCGCCATAGCGCTGGTCGGGCCTGAAACCGCCTGCACCATTGAGCCGGTCTAGCAGCCTGAAGCCGCCGCCGTCACCCGGCTCGCCGCCGCTGCGGTTCATTGCGAAGCCCAGGTCAGACATATTCGTCGTCTCCCGAGCCGAATACGATCGCACCTTCGGCGGCGAGCTTGCGGGCTATCGCGACGACTTCCTTCTGCGCGGCGACGACGTCGGCGATGCGGGTGCGCCCGCGCGCGGCGATCTCGTCGCGCACGCCATCGGCGGCGCGGCTCGACATGGCGCGGAAGAAGCAGTCGCGTTCTTCCTCGTCGATGCCCTTGAGCGAGTCGATCAAGGTGTCGCTGGCGACGTCACGCAGCAGCACGCCCATCTGCTGCGGCTCGAGCACGAAGAGATGCTCGAACTTGAACATCTCCTCCTCGAGCCGCTTGGCGAGCGGCTTGTCGCGCTTGCCGATCTCGCTCATCACGCGCTTCTCGGTGACCTTGCCGACGCCGTTGATGATCTCGGCGGCCTCGCGCAGACCACCCAGCTGGAGCGGACGTGCGCCGTGGCATTCGGTGATGCGCCGCGCGAGCAGTTCCTCGAGCATGGCGATCGCCTGCGGGGCGACCGGGCCGATCGTGGCGACGCGCTGGACGATCTCGGACTGCTCGCCAGCGGGTAGCGCGGCAAGCACTTCGGCCGCGACCTGAGGATCGAGCTGGACGAGCAGGACCGCGATGGCCTGCGGATGCTCGCCGCGCAGCAGCGGGACGAGCGCCGAGGCATTGAGCCAGCGCGCCAGTTCGAGCATCGAACGCCGGGGGGCATCGGGCGGCACGATGCGCTGCATCAGATTCTCGGTCTTAACCTCGCCCAGCGCGCGCTGCATCATCGTTCGCACTTGCGCGATGCGGCCGTGCGCGGTGATGCCAAGGTCCTCGGTGCGCTCGATGAAGCCGGTGATCGCACCGGCAATGGCATCGGGGCCAATCTCGCCCAGCGCGCACATCCGCTCGCCCAGGAGGCGCAGTTCCTCGGGATCGAGCTCGGCGAGGATGCGGCTGGTCTGCGCATCGTCGAGCAGCATCATCATCACCGCGGCATTGTCCGCGGCAGCCCAGGCGACAGGCAGGTTCTCGCTCATCACGCAGCCTTTGCCTCGCTATCGGGCTCGGGCGCGCTGAGCATCTGGCGCAGCGCCTCGACCGCGTTCTCGGGCCGCTCGGCGACGAGGCCGCGCGCCAGCCGAACCTGTCGTTCGAGCAGTTCGGCGCGGCTGATCGGCATGCCGTCATCGCCTGCGTCCTGCGCAAGACTGGCGACCTGCGCGCTGGCCGAGAGAGCTGCAGCGCCGGACGTGGAGAGGCCATCGTCGTCCTCCGCCTCGTCCTCCTCATCGGCGGCGGGCTTGCTCTTCTTCGCCTTCTTGCCCTTGGCCGGCTTGTCGCCGCGGATCGAACGGATCACCGGGCGTACGCCGATGAGCAGCACCAGCAGCACCGCGAGCAGCGCCGCGCCATAGCGCACCGCCATCGCGAACCAGCCGGTCTCGTAGAAGGGCAGGGCAGCATCGCTGACCGGCTCGAAGCCCTGCGCCACGACCTTGACCACGTCGCCGCGCTGCGTGTCTGCGCCGACCGCCGCGCCGACCAGTGCCTCGATGTCGGCGATCTTGCGCGCATTGGCGCCCTTCATCGCCTCGGCACTGACCGCCACCGCGACCGAGAGGCGGCGGATGCGACCCGGCCCCCGGTTCGAGACCGAGACCTCGCGGCCCAGCTCGTAAGTGCGGCTGGACGAACTCTCGCCATTGGTGGGTGGTGAGGCGGCACCTGCGGCACCGGGTGCACCGGGCGTTCCTTGCGGCGCGCCCGGCTGGGCCTGTGTCGCAGGCGGCGGGGTATTGGCGAGCACGCCGGGCACGCCCACGGCCTGTCCGCCGGCGCTGGTCTGCGACTGCTGCTGGCTTTCGGAGCGCACCACCCCGTCCTTGTCGTAGCTCTCGCGCGCCGAGGTCACCTCGTCCATGTCGAGCTCGACCTGGATTTCGGAGGAGAAGTTGCCTTCGCCAAGGACGGGGGCGAGCAGCTGCGAGACCTGTTCGCGCAGCTTGGCTTCCATGCGCGCCTGCAGGTCGAGCCGGTCGCTGTCGATCCCGCCCATTTGCGAGAGCAGGCGCCCGTGCTGGTCGACCACCCGCACCGCCTCGGGGGCGAGGCCGGGTACCGAGGCGGCGACGAGGTTGACCACCGCGCCGACCTGGCTCTCGGACAGGCTGCGCCCGCGTGCGAGGCGCACCATGACCGAGGCGCTGGGAGCGACGTTGTCGCGCACGAAGACCGATTTCTCGCCCGCAGCGATGTGCACGCGCACGGCCTCGACGCCGTCGATCTCGCGGATCGTCATCTGCAGGTCGGCCTCGCGCGCGGCGCGCAGGCGCTCGCCCTCGAGCGTGCGGCTGGCGCCCATCGGCAGGCTGTCAAGCATCTGCGTCCCGCTCTCGGGCAGCGCCAGCGCACCGTCCGAGGCGACCAGCATCCGCGCGCGGTAGAAGTCGCCGTCGGCCACGGTCAGCGCGCCGGTGGCATTGTCGATACGATAGGCGATCGCGGCCTGATCGAGCGCGGCGGCGACGCTGGCGCGGCCCGCATCGTCGAGCTGGGCGTAGAGCACGCGCTGCGGATCGGGCGCGACGGTGTTCCATGCCAGCAGCGCCGCACCGATGGCGGCGATGCCGACGAAGGCGGGGATCACCCGGCGCACAGCACCTTGCGCGGCGAAGGCGGAAAGGCGGGTCAGGATCGGCCCGCCGTCGGGATCGGAGAGGACCGCGAAGGGGCTCGCGCCGGCTCCGGTTCGAGCGGGCGGCGAGGCCGTCGCGGGAACGAGGTCAGCCATGGCCGATCAGACCCCCATCCTCATGATGTCCTGATAGGCGTTGAGCAGCTTGTTGCGCACCTGCATCGTCGCCTCGAAGGCGATACCCGCCTCCTGCCGCGCGAGCATGACTTGCGCGACGTCGGTCACTTCGCCCTTCTGGTAGGCGACCGACAGGTTCTCGGCGCGCGTCTGCACGGCGTTGACGCCATCGAGCGCGGACTTGAGCGTGTCGGCGAAGCCGGGGGCGGGCGTGCCCGAACCGGGCGTGCCGGTGGCCGCAGCCGTGGTCTGCGGCGCGTGGATCGCGCGCAAGGTCTCGCTGCGCGCGATGATCTGGCGGCGCATGTCCATGATCGCGCCGATGCTGCCCTGCGTCACGCCAGTGGCGGCGGAGCTGCCGGCAATCGCGGTGACACTGCTCACCTGCGCCCTCCGGCGGCGCGTTCGCCGTTCGCGAGCTCGTGGCCGTGCACCGCAGTGCCGTCAATCGGGATACCGGCCTCGCGCATCGCGGCGAGCCGGTAGCGCAAGGTGCGCTCGGATATGCCCAGCGCACGCGCGGTGCGCTGGCGGTTGCCGCCGCAGGCCGCGAGTGTCTCGGCGATGGCGCGCGCCTCGGACATCTGGACGATGCTCGAGAGACGGCGCGGCGCTGTGTCCTCGGCAACCTGGGCCAGTGCCGGGGCAGGCGTGGTGGGCGCGAGCAGGCGGGCCGGGCTGTCGAACACGATGTGCGCGGGCGCGATCGTCTCGCTGTCGAGCGCGAGCAGCAGCGCGCGGCGCACCACGTTCTCCAGCTCGCGCACGTTGCCCGGCCAGCTGTGCAGCTTGAGCATCGCCAGCGCAGGCTCGCCGAAGCAGGGCACCGCGATGCGCTGCCCGGCAAGCGGGGCGACATGGCGCAGCGCCATCGCGAAGGCGAGCGGGGCGATGTCGTCGGGGCGCGCATGAAGCGGGCTGAGCGCGAGCGGGAAGACGTTGAGGCGGTAGTAGAGGTCGGCCCGGAAACGCCCTTCGGCCACTTCGGTGGGCAAGTCGCGGTTGGCGCAGGCGATCACCCGCACGTCGACCTTGATCGCCTGCGTCGCGCCGATCGGCACGACCTCCTGCTCCTGCAGCGCGCGCAGCAGCTTGGCCTGAAGCGCAAGCGGCATCTCGGCGATCTCGTCGAGCAGCAAGGTGCCGCCGTCGGCTGCGCGCATGAACCCCTCGCTCGCCTCGGTCGCGCCGGTAAACGCGCCCTTGCGGTGACCGAAGAGCATCGCCTCGAGCATGGTCTCGGGCATCGCCGCGCAGTTGACCGCGATGAACGGTCCTTCGCGGCGCGGGCTGCGCGCGTGGATGAAGCGCGAGAGCACTTCCTTGCCGGTCCCGGTCGGCCCGTTGATCAGGACCGGAATGTCGCTCGCGGCGATGCGTTCGGCGAGTGCGAAGACCGAGAGGCTTTCGGGGTCGGCGGCGATGGGGTCCTCGGGCCCGGCCATGGCCGCGAGCAGCATCGCCAGCGCGGTCTCGCTCACCGGGTCGCGGTAGGTCAGCTCGAGCGCGTTGCCCTCGCGCGCGAGCAGCGGCGCGGGCCCGCGTGCAAGGCGCACGAGGCGTTTGCGCGCACTGGGCACGCCCGTCTCGGTGGCATCGCGGATATCGACGCTGCCGGGTCTGTGCAGCGAGCCCGCGATCGCCGCGGCGCGGCGCACCAGGGCCTCGTGATTGGCCTTCGTTTGCGGCGTGTTCGACGGACCTGCCATGAGCTTGAAATTCCCCAGACGACCAATTGCGTTCTCGAGCCTTGGTATCGGGGCGAAAGGGCCAATCTTTTGAGAACCCCCGTCCCCGTAGCCTTGCGTAGTCGACGATCTTTTTCCGAAGCGGTGCGCGGATTTGTGGCCCCTCGGGCTGCAATTGTTTGCAAATGCGAAGCGGCACCCGTTTGCGATCACGCGCAAACTCTCGGTGCGAGGGCTTAAATTTGCCCGCGCCGTGCCGGTCTAGGGTCCGACAGCCGTGCCGGATGGGCCGGTGCTGCTGTCCGGACTTCGGGACATGAAACGGGAGCTACCATAATGTCTGTCATCAATACCAACATCAGCGCCATCAAGGCTTCGAACGCCTCGAACATGGCCAACAAGATGCTGGGCACCGCGATGGAGCGGCTGTCCACCGGCAAGCGCATCAATTCGGCCAAGGACGATGCCGCAGGGCTTGCCATCGCCACTTCGATGACCGCCCAGATCAAGGGCATGAGCCAGGGCATCCGCAACGCCAACGACGGCATCAGTCTCGCACAGACCGCAGAGGGTGGCCTTTCGGAAGTCTCGAACATGCTCCAGCGCGTGCGCGAGCTGGCGGTGCAGTCGGCATCGGGCACGTACCAGGCCTCGGACCGCACCGCGATGCAGTCCGAAGTCACCGCGCTGACCGAGCAGATCAACGACGTGCTGACCCAGACCCAGTTCAACGGCAACGCGCTGTTCTCGACCACCTCGGGCACCGACGTCACTTTCGACATCCAGACCGGTGCGAACTCGGGCGAGACGATCACGCTCACCTCGACCGCGATCAACGGCGCGAACCTGGGCACCGCGCTCGACGTTACCACTTCCGCGCTGGCGACGACGACGATGGACAACGTCGATCTCGCGCTGGCCGACGTCAACTCGACCCGCGCCGCGCTCGGTGCCGGCCAGAACCGCCTCGAGTCGGCGATCAACAACCTGACCAACAACGTCACCAACCTCTCCGACGCACGCTCGCGCATCGAGGATGCCGACTACTCGAGCGAGACCACGCAGATGGCCAAGGCGCAGATCCTCAGCCAGGCCTCGACCGCGATGATCGCGCAGGCCAACCAGAGCCAGCAGAACGTGCTCTCGCTGCTGCGCTGATCGAGACGGCACGACCACCGGCCCGCGCAAAGGCGCGCGGGCCGCATCACGGGCCCGGCGGTTGCTTCCCCAGACCGCCGGGCCCTTTCTTGCGTTCTTTTGGGGCGGACTGCGCGTCTGACTTTGATACTGTGCCCGAGGAGACAGGCTGGAGGTCAGGGGCAGCTATGGGTTTCAAGAAGCCGTTCAAGGCTGTGCCAATCCGCGAGAGCAAGGCGCACCGCTTGCGCCGCGAGCGGGCGGCCAATCGTGACTGGTTGGTCGCACTTTCGAAGTGGGTTGCGTTGGCAATCGTATGTGGTGCGCTGATCGGCTACCTCACGACATTGTAACGCATCGCCTTACTTGTCGCGCTGAGTCAATTCGGGGAAGGCCGGCACCGCCCCTTAGGCATGCCGGTCTCAATCGAGTACGGTGATCGAGATACGCCGGTTGCGCGGGTCGTTGGGGTCGGCGGGGATGAGCAGTTCCTTGTCGGCGACGCCC is a window of Novosphingobium aureum DNA encoding:
- the fliN gene encoding flagellar motor switch protein FliN → MTMHSRGLDFLRDVDVRLSVELGRSQMKLKDVLALAPESLVVLDRMTDELLDVLVNGKPIARGEVVSHNGRFGLRIVEMLGIEESAPDATLPLPGDSGSGNGGGGANTSSPSRSGEEG
- the fliE gene encoding flagellar hook-basal body complex protein FliE, producing MSSVTAIAGSSAATGVTQGSIGAIMDMRRQIIARSETLRAIHAPQTTAAATGTPGSGTPAPGFADTLKSALDGVNAVQTRAENLSVAYQKGEVTDVAQVMLARQEAGIAFEATMQVRNKLLNAYQDIMRMGV
- a CDS encoding flagellin N-terminal helical domain-containing protein, with translation MSVINTNISAIKASNASNMANKMLGTAMERLSTGKRINSAKDDAAGLAIATSMTAQIKGMSQGIRNANDGISLAQTAEGGLSEVSNMLQRVRELAVQSASGTYQASDRTAMQSEVTALTEQINDVLTQTQFNGNALFSTTSGTDVTFDIQTGANSGETITLTSTAINGANLGTALDVTTSALATTTMDNVDLALADVNSTRAALGAGQNRLESAINNLTNNVTNLSDARSRIEDADYSSETTQMAKAQILSQASTAMIAQANQSQQNVLSLLR
- a CDS encoding flagellar motor switch protein FliG, giving the protein MSENLPVAWAAADNAAVMMMLLDDAQTSRILAELDPEELRLLGERMCALGEIGPDAIAGAITGFIERTEDLGITAHGRIAQVRTMMQRALGEVKTENLMQRIVPPDAPRRSMLELARWLNASALVPLLRGEHPQAIAVLLVQLDPQVAAEVLAALPAGEQSEIVQRVATIGPVAPQAIAMLEELLARRITECHGARPLQLGGLREAAEIINGVGKVTEKRVMSEIGKRDKPLAKRLEEEMFKFEHLFVLEPQQMGVLLRDVASDTLIDSLKGIDEEERDCFFRAMSSRAADGVRDEIAARGRTRIADVVAAQKEVVAIARKLAAEGAIVFGSGDDEYV
- a CDS encoding FliM/FliN family flagellar motor C-terminal domain-containing protein, whose product is MTGSPPPPSSARARRSAKHSADLLGAPPAIDELVPALSFLGEKLARLLPAPLARVTGGEPPVVRIGMPMDCTLGAIQSEIETLAMHSLIVLGPKALPMLATFEAPPLFRLVDRAYGGRGAVPDPLPEAFPLSAELLLSRIEGALAEALAGALAGAQKPSGETTADERLAVRSLRRDTSLRQLDPFARHSELLRIVIDIEEPGSAGDSSEPLSLALAFPLATLAEALPAPKRHRHRSGPRRSVPPNAEPFASMPIELTAVLVDMPMSMRRLSLLRPGDVLPVAVARAVPLQVDGRTIATGSVGELDDRIAVQLGQAF
- a CDS encoding FliH/SctL family protein, which produces MSDLGFAMNRSGGEPGDGGGFRLLDRLNGAGGFRPDQRYGGEPVSPQRSAQEPAAPEEEPDAPDPVSQAYSDGFAAGFEQAARQAEIAHDADTAAREGLRLAIARLDGELEERLRLRLRETVAALCESAIAPLALDRDGLTRRIARAVAMLQRADDERVIRLHPEDLALVSPRLASEWTVREDPRMERGTIRVETASGGVEDGPATWRQAITEALHDC
- a CDS encoding sigma-54 interaction domain-containing protein: MAGPSNTPQTKANHEALVRRAAAIAGSLHRPGSVDIRDATETGVPSARKRLVRLARGPAPLLAREGNALELTYRDPVSETALAMLLAAMAGPEDPIAADPESLSVFALAERIAASDIPVLINGPTGTGKEVLSRFIHARSPRREGPFIAVNCAAMPETMLEAMLFGHRKGAFTGATEASEGFMRAADGGTLLLDEIAEMPLALQAKLLRALQEQEVVPIGATQAIKVDVRVIACANRDLPTEVAEGRFRADLYYRLNVFPLALSPLHARPDDIAPLAFAMALRHVAPLAGQRIAVPCFGEPALAMLKLHSWPGNVRELENVVRRALLLALDSETIAPAHIVFDSPARLLAPTTPAPALAQVAEDTAPRRLSSIVQMSEARAIAETLAACGGNRQRTARALGISERTLRYRLAAMREAGIPIDGTAVHGHELANGERAAGGRR
- the fliF gene encoding flagellar basal-body MS-ring/collar protein FliF is translated as MADLVPATASPPARTGAGASPFAVLSDPDGGPILTRLSAFAAQGAVRRVIPAFVGIAAIGAALLAWNTVAPDPQRVLYAQLDDAGRASVAAALDQAAIAYRIDNATGALTVADGDFYRARMLVASDGALALPESGTQMLDSLPMGASRTLEGERLRAAREADLQMTIREIDGVEAVRVHIAAGEKSVFVRDNVAPSASVMVRLARGRSLSESQVGAVVNLVAASVPGLAPEAVRVVDQHGRLLSQMGGIDSDRLDLQARMEAKLREQVSQLLAPVLGEGNFSSEIQVELDMDEVTSARESYDKDGVVRSESQQQSQTSAGGQAVGVPGVLANTPPPATQAQPGAPQGTPGAPGAAGAASPPTNGESSSSRTYELGREVSVSNRGPGRIRRLSVAVAVSAEAMKGANARKIADIEALVGAAVGADTQRGDVVKVVAQGFEPVSDAALPFYETGWFAMAVRYGAALLAVLLVLLIGVRPVIRSIRGDKPAKGKKAKKSKPAADEEDEAEDDDGLSTSGAAALSASAQVASLAQDAGDDGMPISRAELLERQVRLARGLVAERPENAVEALRQMLSAPEPDSEAKAA
- a CDS encoding FliI/YscN family ATPase, giving the protein MLEFLDPILAELGEEPIDLAPRRFGYVTACDGGLLEVSGLSVPVGAMCRVVDPRARTLSAEVIGFRNGRTMMMLLGDTILLRPGARVCPEGRPGMLPVGDAFLGRAVDGEGQPIDGGLAIHTRAEWPAGGVRTSALDRSPVRERFDTGVRALNALTTFGVGQRIGVMAGSGVGKSVLIDMIARGAAAGRTGAEVVIVGLIGERAREVSDFVERHMHAQAASGQARPRTVVVAVPADHAPNLRLRGAMLATAMAEHFRARGQRVLLIMDSLTRVAHAAREIGLLLGEPGAARGYPPSALATITKLVERAGNSAASGGSITGLYTVLADGDNQDDPVVDTARSILDGHLVLSRELAQRGQYPAIDIAASLSRVMNDIVSAEHQARARRFRALCASYEANRDLVLMGAYRAGADPQLDTAIAMHDALTGFLCQPADELVGLEESAAQLAALLDARP
- a CDS encoding flagellar basal body-associated FliL family protein: MSDKKNKDEGGDAPKGKGKLGLILVAVGMLVVGGGGAAGAMMFLGGGHEEKKEHGPQLIRKGEEDPYAPPAAEGEGEEGGGAHVDGDGGDEYRTAYYTFADEFTSNLKDSDALVQLALACSTRRDGRVLMWVKKHELAIRSQMLAVIADTHEDDMYTIEGKDRLQKRLTATINKVLKTKEGYGGVDAVYFRSLIIQ